TTTCTTAATTGCAAATCGTTAAATGCGTGATTAATCAGTTGTTTACATGCCAACGTTGCCAATCCCTTGCCGATATAATCATCGTCTAACCAGTAGCCTATTTCAGTTTTTTTTGCACGCCAGTCCATATATAAATATCCTATCGAACCAGCAATATTCTCTTTGTACCAAATCCCAGCCCAATATCCGTTATTTTCAGATAAATTTTTTAGAGATTTCTCAATAAATAAATGTGAATCTGCAACAGTGTTTGTTTTTGCAGGAAAGGAAAGCCATTCCCCTAAAGTTTCTCGACTTCTATTAATTAACTGATACAATTCCTCAGCATGCATAGGTTCTAAAATGGAAATATAAGTTTCTTTATTAATAATGGCCTTGTACATCCAATATACCCCTTATAAATATCTTTAACTTGTGAACTAGAAAGTCTCACCATACAAAATGGAAGTTGACTTCATTATTCGAAAGCTTTATGGTGCTTTGACTGACAAACTTGATAGAAACTGCGACGTAGTTTCCATATTCGCTCCACAATTGAAATGGGATCGCTTTCCGTGGGCACGGCTTCAGCTAACTCGGATAAGCATAATTCGCTTTCCGAGTGGATCTTCAGCCCGTGCTGTTCCCACAGGAGTCTCGCCCATTTCACTTGCTCCGCTGGATAGGCGATAAAACTGATACATCGTCTACTGTTCAAGAATTTTAATTGTGCTTATGACAATAGCTGTTCACGTTATGCTAATTGATTGTAGCGTAGGAC
The nucleotide sequence above comes from Paraliobacillus zengyii. Encoded proteins:
- a CDS encoding GNAT family N-acetyltransferase — protein: MYKAIINKETYISILEPMHAEELYQLINRSRETLGEWLSFPAKTNTVADSHLFIEKSLKNLSENNGYWAGIWYKENIAGSIGYLYMDWRAKKTEIGYWLDDDYIGKGLATLACKQLINHAFNDLQLRKVEISVANKNIKSKAIPERLGFKQEGVIRNYEYLNGEYHDRVIYGMLLEEWKNATN